GCATCGTCGATCCCGACCCCGCGACCGGCCTCGTGCTGCGCTCCATGACGATGCGCGACGCCCAGGCCTGGCGCGACGCGCGCCAGCGCAACCGCGACTGGCTGGCCCGCTGGGACGCGACCGCGCCCCCCGGTGCCGAGACCGACACGCCCCTCACCCTGCGGCGCGGGCTCCGGCAGCTGCTGCGGCTCGCCGACCGCGGCGAGGCGATGCCGCTCGTGCTCGAGGTGGACGGGGCGTTCGGCGGCCAGGTGACCGTCAACAGCGTGCTGCGCGGCTCGGCGCAGTCCGCGTCGATCGGCTACTGGATCGACCAGCGCTTCGCCGGCCGGGGGCTCATGCCGCGCGCCGTCGCGCTCGCCGTCGACCACTGCTTCGGCCCCGGGCGCCTGCACCGCGTGGAGATCGCGATCCGGCCCGAGAACTCGAGCTCGCTGCGCGTGGTGGAGAAGCTGGAGCTGCGGGAGTTCGGGTACGCGCCGCGCTACCTCCACATCGACGGCGACTGGCGCGACCACCGGCTCTACGCCGTCACGCCCGAGGAGTGCCCCGGAGGGCTGCGCGCGCGGTTGGGGTGAGGGGGGGTGGTTGGTTCCCCGGCTAGCCGGGGAACCAACCACTTAGACCATCAAATTTGATGGTCAAAGCGGCGTGTTCCCCGGCTAGCCGGGGAACCGACCGGGGGGTCACACCAGTTGTCAAGCGACACACCAGTCCACCTCCCGAGCTCGCGTGCCCCGCGCTCGTAGCCTCGGCTC
This Nocardioides alkalitolerans DNA region includes the following protein-coding sequences:
- a CDS encoding GNAT family protein, with product MPWSHAAAWPARIVDPDPATGLVLRSMTMRDAQAWRDARQRNRDWLARWDATAPPGAETDTPLTLRRGLRQLLRLADRGEAMPLVLEVDGAFGGQVTVNSVLRGSAQSASIGYWIDQRFAGRGLMPRAVALAVDHCFGPGRLHRVEIAIRPENSSSLRVVEKLELREFGYAPRYLHIDGDWRDHRLYAVTPEECPGGLRARLG